The following coding sequences lie in one Sesamum indicum cultivar Zhongzhi No. 13 linkage group LG9, S_indicum_v1.0, whole genome shotgun sequence genomic window:
- the LOC105170326 gene encoding protein disulfide-isomerase 5-1 isoform X2, translating to MMWNRFPTLSVSVLLLFISSIVILSSISNLSANAEVITLTTETFSDKVQEKDTAWFVKFCVPWCKHCKNLGTLWEDLGKEMEGEDEVEIGEVDCATNKPVCSKVDIHSYPTFKLFYNGEEVTKYQGARDVESLKTFVLEETEKAAAKAQLDHDGEL from the exons ATGATGTGGAACCGTTTCCCCACTCTCTCAGTTTCggttctattattatttatatcctCCATTGTTATCTTGAGTTCGATAAGCAATCTCTCTGCGAATGCTGAAGTGATAACATTAACGACCGAAACTTTTAGTGACAAG GTGCAGGAGAAAGATACAGCATGGTTCGTTAAGTTCTGCGTGCCTTGGTGCAAGCACTG CAAAAATTTGGGGACATTATGGGAGGATTTGGGGAAGGAGATGGAAGGTGAGGATGAAGTAGAGATTGGAGAAGTTGACTGTGCAACAAATAAACCAGTGTGTTCTAAAGTAGATATCCATTCATATCCCACATTCAAGCTATTCTATAATGGAGAAGAAGTTACAAAGTACCAAG GAGCTAGGGATGTCGAATCACTCAAAACGTTTGTTCtggaagaaacagaaaaagcaGCTGCAAAAGCACAACTTGACCATGATGGCG
- the LOC105170326 gene encoding protein disulfide isomerase-like 5-1 isoform X1 has product MMWNRFPTLSVSVLLLFISSIVILSSISNLSANAEVITLTTETFSDKVQEKDTAWFVKFCVPWCKHCKNLGTLWEDLGKEMEGEDEVEIGEVDCATNKPVCSKVDIHSYPTFKLFYNGEEVTKYQGSSIGCLINWESPVYGHVAGLITFCSAAVNGKHLHEIRRHGSRYYMKGKSQIACIVILLNPNHAHVLCFQ; this is encoded by the exons ATGATGTGGAACCGTTTCCCCACTCTCTCAGTTTCggttctattattatttatatcctCCATTGTTATCTTGAGTTCGATAAGCAATCTCTCTGCGAATGCTGAAGTGATAACATTAACGACCGAAACTTTTAGTGACAAG GTGCAGGAGAAAGATACAGCATGGTTCGTTAAGTTCTGCGTGCCTTGGTGCAAGCACTG CAAAAATTTGGGGACATTATGGGAGGATTTGGGGAAGGAGATGGAAGGTGAGGATGAAGTAGAGATTGGAGAAGTTGACTGTGCAACAAATAAACCAGTGTGTTCTAAAGTAGATATCCATTCATATCCCACATTCAAGCTATTCTATAATGGAGAAGAAGTTACAAAGTACCAAG GGAGCAGCATCGGATGTCTCATCAATTGGGAATCTCCAGTATATGGACATGTTGCTGGGTTAATAACCTTCTGCAGCGCAGCAGTTAATGGGAAACACTTGCATGAAATCCGTCGTCATGGGTCACGGTACTACATGAAGGGGAAAAGTCAAATTGCTTGTATTGTCATCTTGTTGAATCCAAATCATGCacatgttttatgttttcaatAA
- the LOC105170328 gene encoding exonuclease V, chloroplastic, whose amino-acid sequence MTHSPTDTCSDDNTSKIPVEIIAEEEMALIEAALAAAVPSALFPQNSRSIRSITLLSKRRLSACTFTGSPDIEDSGGVVGSNSPQKNKKTRVLESFLHRFRRGRGLSVTDITATEWCEKQMEFILLVGKPGKTKAMQAGSARHAALEGEVIKRVKVHVESAEDMWALKFMNFIVGANQLLFDGLTRELPLVGFVEGVWMVGIIDEIRMPESEAKRLPILVDTKTRVRATLPSEPQRRNGRLQLMCYKYMWDSLVAEKFPSLKFFDFFSLNPNHILSEEIRESTSTSGFPSETLNDVVRYYGNSCRLLPQAHDQLLLRYELQEDQSLLGEDAFAYEPKWVKDQVKSCLEFWLGEREASYPPMDERWKCRSCKFASTCPANSDPNGSSSKTKNEDILSAETPS is encoded by the exons ATGACACACTCACCCACCGACACCTGTTCCGATGACAACACCTCCAAAATCCCCGTTGAGATCATCGCCGAAGAGGAGATGGCACTCATTGAAGCTGCCTTAGCCGCCGCCGTGCCTTCCGCTCTGTTTCCCCAGAATTCTAGGTCAATTCGCTCTATCACTCTCTTGTCCAAGCGTCGGCTATCTGCTTGTACGTTCACCGGGTCACCTGACATCGAGGACTCGGGTGGGGTTGTTGGCTCGAATAGCCCCcagaagaacaagaagacTAGAGTCCTCGAGTCTTTTCTGCATCGATTCCGGAGGGGAAGAGGTCTATCCGTCACGGACATAACAGCCACG GAATGGTGTGAAAAGCAAATGGAATTTATTCTACTCGTCGGCAAACCCGGAAAGACGAAAGCTATGCAAGCAGGTAGTGCCCGCCATGCAGCACTTGAAGGAGAG GTGATCAAAAGGGTAAAGGTTCATGTTGAATCAGCTGAAGATATGTGGGCgcttaaatttatgaattttattgttgGTGCTAATCAACTATTATTTGATGGATTAACGCGCGAGTTACCTTT AGTAGGCTTTGTAGAAGGTGTATGGATGGTGGGAATAATAGATGAAATAAGGATGCCTGAGTCGGAGGCCAAAAGACTGCCAATATTGGTTGACACCAAAACCCGTGTGCGAGCTACACTTCCAAGTGAACCACAAAGGAGAAATGGAAG GCTTCAATTAATGTGCTACAAGTACATGTGGGACAGTTTAGTTGCCGAAAAATTTCCATCACTTAAGTTTTTTGATTTCTTCTCATTGAACCCCAATCACATTTTATCCGAAGAAATTAGAGAAAGTACATCAACATCAGGTTTTCCTTCAGAG ACTCTCAATGATGTGGTGAGGTACTATGGAAATAGTTGTCGCCTGCTGCCTCAGGCTCATGACCAGCTATTGTTGAG ATATGAGTTACAGGAGGATCAATCGTTACTAGGCGAAGACGCGTTTGCTTATGAGCCCAAATGGGTTAAGGATCAAGTTAAATCTTGTCTTGAGTTTTGGCTGGGGGAGAGAGAAGCCAGCTACCCTCCAATGGACGAACGCTGGAAATGCAGATCTTGTAAGTTTGCCTCCACATGTCCTGCAAACTCTGACCCCAATGGTTCATCAAGCAAAACAAAGAACGAGGACATTCTTTCTGCTGAGACGCCTTCATAA